The following proteins are co-located in the Flammeovirga kamogawensis genome:
- the dcd gene encoding dCTP deaminase — protein MVLSDSKILEEIEKGSILIEPFDPNALGTNSYDVHLGRHIALYKNEVLDAKQHNEIDTFEIPDDGVVLHPGKIYLGVTKEYTETLEHVAFLEGLSSVGRLGISINANSRAGDVGFCNTWTLEITVAQPVKIYKGMPIGQLFYLSVEGDISNYYHVKKDAKYINRSMKPVESMMYKNKF, from the coding sequence ATGGTTCTTTCAGATTCAAAAATATTAGAAGAAATTGAAAAAGGCTCAATACTTATTGAACCTTTCGATCCTAATGCATTAGGAACAAATTCTTATGATGTTCACTTAGGTAGACATATTGCTTTATATAAGAATGAAGTTTTAGATGCCAAACAACATAACGAAATAGATACTTTTGAAATTCCAGATGATGGTGTTGTATTACACCCAGGGAAAATTTATCTTGGTGTAACAAAAGAATATACAGAAACCTTAGAACACGTTGCATTTTTAGAAGGCCTATCAAGCGTTGGTCGTTTAGGTATTAGCATTAATGCAAACTCTAGAGCTGGTGATGTTGGTTTTTGCAATACATGGACTCTAGAAATAACGGTAGCTCAACCTGTGAAAATATACAAAGGAATGCCTATCGGGCAGTTATTCTACCTTTCTGTTGAAGGAGATATCAGTAATTATTACCATGTTAAAAAAGATGCAAAGTATATAAATAGATCTATGAAACCTGTAGAATCTATGATGTATAAAAACAAATTTTAA
- the yciA gene encoding acyl-CoA thioester hydrolase YciA: MSTNKPTPKGELLLRTLAMPADTNANGDIFGGWIMSQMDIAGGILAKETALGRTVTVAVDGMTFHKPVSVGDAVCVYGEVIKTGKTSMKIHLEVWAKPLIKGHDFNNSYLVTEGMFIYVSIDDDKKPKPIPAEHAVN, from the coding sequence ATGTCTACAAACAAACCAACTCCTAAAGGAGAACTATTACTAAGAACTTTAGCTATGCCTGCAGATACCAATGCCAATGGTGATATTTTTGGTGGATGGATTATGTCGCAAATGGATATTGCTGGAGGTATACTAGCAAAAGAGACTGCACTAGGAAGAACAGTAACTGTGGCAGTAGACGGTATGACATTCCACAAGCCTGTTTCTGTTGGAGATGCGGTATGTGTATATGGAGAAGTAATTAAGACTGGTAAGACGTCAATGAAGATTCATTTAGAAGTCTGGGCTAAACCATTAATTAAAGGACATGATTTTAATAATAGCTATTTAGTAACAGAAGGTATGTTTATTTATGTATCTATTGATGATGATAAAAAACCTAAACCTATACCAGCCGAACATGCTGTTAATTAA
- a CDS encoding arginine--tRNA ligase codes for MEQQIINGIAEAVKELYGIELPTSRITLQPTKKEFDGALTFVTFSLTKQLGKNPVQIGEEIGAYLKENISAVSDFNVVKGFLNLVISNTVWVETLAEISQDDAYGRVARNGEKVMVEYSSPNTNKPLHLGHLRNNFLGHSVSLILDAAGYDVQKVNLVNDRGIHICKSMLAYTKFGNGETPSATLKGDKLVGNYYVAFDKHYKVEIKNLIEEKKGDYPSLVNVEDLKALKAEIEAKGASKKNKIPLTDEEKVQIKDIKALFEYAEKNAPLLLEAQEMLRKWEAGDEETVALWKKMNDWVYAGFAQSYEMMGVEFDNVYYESQTYLLGKDIVQEGLDKGIFFKKENGSVWIDLKKEKLDEKLVLRGDGTAVYMTQDMGTADLKYKDFGMTKSVYVVGNEQDYHFKVLQAIMKHMGRSYADGIFHLSYGMVELPEGKMKSREGTVVDADDLIQEMIDTAQERTEESGKIDGFTEDEAKVLFKQLALGALKYYLLKVDPKKTMLFNPKDSIDFQGDTGVYIQYNHAKIQALLRRADKDGIDYSAKAFEGLTDITAAEADLVALLGKLNDKISESADAYAPSIIANYAFDVAKQYSKVYSESPIFNEEDAKKKAFRIALSKQSADAIRIALQLIGVQAPSRM; via the coding sequence ATGGAGCAACAAATCATAAATGGTATTGCAGAAGCGGTAAAAGAACTCTACGGAATTGAATTACCAACTTCTAGAATTACATTACAGCCTACAAAAAAAGAATTTGACGGAGCTTTAACATTCGTCACTTTTTCTCTTACAAAACAGTTAGGTAAAAACCCTGTACAAATTGGAGAAGAGATAGGAGCGTATTTAAAAGAAAATATTTCTGCTGTTTCTGATTTTAATGTTGTAAAAGGTTTCTTAAACTTAGTAATCAGTAATACTGTTTGGGTAGAGACTTTAGCAGAAATCTCTCAAGACGATGCTTATGGTCGTGTTGCAAGAAATGGAGAAAAAGTAATGGTGGAATATTCTTCACCAAATACAAACAAACCATTGCACTTAGGTCACCTAAGAAATAACTTTTTAGGACACTCAGTTTCATTAATTTTAGATGCTGCTGGTTATGATGTTCAGAAAGTGAACTTAGTTAATGACCGTGGTATTCATATTTGTAAGTCGATGTTGGCTTACACAAAGTTTGGAAATGGTGAAACGCCAAGTGCAACTTTAAAAGGAGACAAGTTAGTAGGTAACTATTACGTAGCTTTTGATAAACACTACAAAGTGGAAATCAAAAACTTAATTGAAGAGAAAAAAGGTGATTACCCTTCTTTAGTAAATGTTGAAGATCTTAAAGCATTAAAAGCAGAGATTGAAGCTAAAGGGGCATCAAAGAAAAATAAAATTCCTTTAACTGATGAAGAGAAAGTTCAAATTAAAGATATCAAAGCTTTATTTGAATATGCGGAGAAAAACGCACCTCTTTTATTAGAAGCGCAAGAAATGTTGCGTAAATGGGAAGCAGGTGATGAAGAAACAGTTGCTCTTTGGAAAAAGATGAACGACTGGGTATACGCAGGCTTTGCACAGTCTTACGAGATGATGGGTGTTGAGTTTGATAATGTATACTACGAATCTCAAACATACCTATTAGGAAAGGATATTGTTCAAGAAGGTTTAGATAAGGGTATTTTCTTTAAAAAGGAAAATGGTTCTGTTTGGATTGACCTTAAGAAGGAAAAACTTGACGAGAAATTAGTTTTAAGAGGTGATGGTACTGCTGTGTATATGACACAAGATATGGGTACTGCAGATCTTAAATATAAAGATTTTGGCATGACAAAGTCTGTATATGTTGTTGGTAACGAACAAGATTACCATTTCAAAGTATTACAGGCTATCATGAAACATATGGGACGTTCTTATGCGGATGGTATTTTCCACCTTTCTTATGGAATGGTTGAATTACCTGAAGGTAAAATGAAATCTCGTGAAGGTACAGTTGTAGATGCTGATGATTTAATCCAAGAGATGATTGATACAGCACAAGAACGTACGGAAGAGTCTGGGAAAATTGATGGATTTACAGAGGATGAAGCGAAAGTCTTATTTAAGCAATTAGCTTTAGGTGCATTAAAATATTACTTACTAAAAGTAGACCCTAAGAAAACAATGCTTTTTAACCCTAAAGATTCAATTGATTTCCAAGGGGATACAGGTGTTTATATTCAGTACAATCATGCTAAAATTCAAGCACTTTTAAGACGTGCAGATAAAGATGGTATTGATTATTCTGCAAAAGCTTTTGAAGGATTGACTGATATCACTGCTGCAGAAGCAGATTTAGTTGCCCTATTAGGTAAACTGAATGATAAAATTTCTGAATCAGCTGATGCTTATGCACCATCAATAATTGCCAACTATGCTTTTGATGTTGCTAAACAATATTCTAAGGTATATTCTGAGTCTCCAATCTTTAATGAAGAAGATGCGAAGAAAAAAGCATTTAGAATAGCATTGTCTAAGCAATCTGCAGATGCAATAAGAATTGCCTTACAATTAATTGGTGTTCAAGCACCATCAAGAATGTAA
- a CDS encoding M61 family metallopeptidase → MIYHITPSKIHPYFLDFRLTFTTSEDNQRLQLPLWRPGRYQVQTFAKNIRYIKAIHSKGTLKVQTVGRNTWTILNSKKGEKIELHYEYYARHQDAGGTWVSETFWLINFIGTGILPRGLSEEEIKVDVSFPSTFDVATSAKKQKGIYSYQNFDELVDTPFMAGKYMHHKTFEMAETTFHVWLHGQINPDWEKIITDFRLFTAPQLSIFGGFPHKEFHYLCLIPHFKHYHGVEHQKSTVITLGPDTEFSSVTFYENLLGISSHELFHVWNIKKIRPVELLPYNLFEEVYFDTGFVAEGVTTYYGDALLYRSGAYSKTQYKKELNQLLTRHFENQGRFNLSVADSSLELWTDGYEKGIPARKTSIYVKGAVGALILDAKIQKQTKGHKSLDDVMRLMWERFGSQDIGYTAKDYQNIAEEVIGCSLNKYFDEVIFGEVALEEEVKEALIYLGWNIEITSPKDVFAANYGVKIDASAKVIDTSFKLDKQGLVEGDQIIAINGVKTDAQHLQKFVTSKENLTVTFIRDSTLHQIELFKKNILHYLKINVT, encoded by the coding sequence ATGATTTATCATATTACTCCATCTAAAATACATCCTTATTTTTTAGATTTCAGACTTACATTTACGACTTCAGAAGATAATCAGAGACTACAATTACCTTTATGGAGGCCAGGTAGGTATCAGGTGCAGACTTTTGCAAAGAATATCCGTTACATTAAGGCAATACATAGCAAAGGAACTTTGAAAGTTCAAACAGTTGGAAGGAATACTTGGACTATATTGAACAGTAAAAAGGGGGAGAAAATAGAATTGCATTATGAATATTATGCAAGACATCAAGATGCTGGAGGAACTTGGGTGAGTGAGACTTTTTGGCTAATTAATTTTATAGGGACAGGGATTTTACCAAGAGGTCTATCTGAAGAAGAAATTAAAGTGGATGTATCTTTTCCGTCTACTTTTGATGTAGCTACATCTGCAAAAAAACAAAAAGGAATATATAGCTATCAAAATTTTGATGAACTAGTGGATACTCCTTTTATGGCAGGGAAGTACATGCATCATAAAACATTCGAAATGGCTGAAACGACATTTCATGTTTGGTTACATGGGCAAATAAATCCAGATTGGGAGAAGATAATAACCGACTTTAGACTTTTTACAGCCCCACAGTTATCAATTTTTGGAGGATTTCCACATAAAGAATTCCATTATCTATGTTTAATTCCGCACTTTAAGCATTATCATGGGGTAGAACACCAGAAAAGTACGGTAATTACTTTAGGACCAGACACAGAGTTCTCTTCAGTTACATTTTATGAGAACCTATTAGGAATATCATCACATGAATTGTTTCATGTTTGGAATATTAAAAAGATAAGACCTGTAGAATTATTACCTTATAATCTATTTGAAGAAGTATATTTTGATACAGGTTTTGTTGCAGAAGGTGTAACAACGTATTACGGTGATGCACTATTGTATCGTTCAGGAGCCTATTCAAAAACACAATACAAAAAGGAATTAAATCAATTATTAACAAGGCATTTTGAAAATCAAGGAAGATTCAATTTATCTGTGGCAGATTCTTCTTTAGAATTATGGACTGATGGTTATGAAAAAGGTATTCCTGCAAGAAAAACATCAATTTATGTAAAAGGGGCAGTAGGAGCATTGATCTTAGATGCTAAAATTCAGAAACAGACAAAAGGTCATAAAAGTCTTGATGATGTAATGAGGTTGATGTGGGAAAGATTTGGAAGCCAAGATATAGGGTACACCGCAAAGGATTATCAGAATATAGCTGAAGAGGTTATTGGATGCTCTTTAAATAAGTATTTTGATGAGGTGATATTTGGGGAGGTAGCATTAGAAGAAGAGGTAAAAGAAGCATTGATTTATTTAGGTTGGAATATTGAAATAACTTCACCAAAGGATGTTTTTGCAGCAAATTATGGTGTTAAAATAGATGCATCTGCAAAAGTAATTGATACATCGTTTAAATTAGATAAACAAGGACTGGTTGAGGGAGATCAGATTATTGCAATCAATGGGGTTAAAACTGATGCTCAACATCTGCAGAAATTTGTTACTTCTAAAGAAAACCTAACCGTAACTTTTATAAGAGATAGTACTTTGCATCAAATAGAGTTATTTAAGAAGAATATATTGCATTATTTAAAGATAAATGTAACCTAA
- a CDS encoding class I SAM-dependent rRNA methyltransferase, producing the protein MLEKIYIKGNKLKALDNRHPWVYSGAVAKMPENIEDGDIVELVHGQDKLIGYGFYAPGNQIVCRVFEYTRKPIDPTTQEYWSEKIAKAYAMRKAHVLSEETNCFRLIHGEGDFFPGLIADVYNDLVSVQILIKGVDKIAPMIIKALQEIGFERIYNKSKEISKRLENVETPKGWLTEKTGSPKVEVLENGVKFMVDVETGQKTGFFLDQRDARSLVAKYSKDARVLNTFSYSGGFSMYALKAGAKLVHSVDASQPAIDLCNENAVINGFDNGEHEGYCADVFEHLTKMQPNDYDVVILDPPAFAKSAKAVTAAARGYKQLNLKALRKIKPGGIIFTFSCSQKIDKDLFRKIVFQAAAEAHRNVRILHQTTQPNCHPINIFYPENEYLKGLVLFVE; encoded by the coding sequence ATGTTAGAAAAAATATACATTAAAGGAAATAAGTTAAAGGCTTTAGACAATAGACACCCTTGGGTTTACTCTGGTGCTGTTGCCAAGATGCCAGAAAACATAGAAGATGGTGATATTGTAGAACTAGTACACGGTCAAGATAAATTGATTGGTTACGGATTTTATGCTCCAGGTAATCAAATTGTTTGTCGTGTTTTTGAATATACACGCAAACCAATAGACCCAACTACACAAGAATATTGGTCTGAGAAAATTGCAAAAGCTTATGCTATGCGTAAAGCACATGTACTTTCTGAAGAAACAAACTGTTTTAGATTAATTCACGGAGAAGGCGATTTCTTCCCTGGTTTAATTGCCGATGTCTACAATGATCTTGTTTCTGTTCAAATTCTAATTAAAGGAGTAGATAAAATTGCTCCAATGATTATTAAGGCCTTACAAGAAATTGGTTTTGAACGTATTTACAATAAGAGTAAAGAAATTTCTAAACGTCTAGAAAACGTTGAAACTCCAAAGGGTTGGTTGACTGAAAAAACAGGATCGCCAAAAGTAGAAGTACTAGAAAATGGAGTGAAATTTATGGTTGACGTTGAAACTGGCCAAAAAACTGGTTTCTTTTTAGACCAAAGGGATGCCCGTTCTTTAGTGGCAAAATATTCTAAAGATGCTCGTGTTTTAAACACGTTTAGTTACAGTGGTGGTTTTAGTATGTATGCTTTAAAAGCAGGTGCTAAATTAGTACACTCTGTAGATGCTTCTCAGCCAGCAATTGATTTATGTAATGAAAATGCAGTTATAAATGGCTTCGATAATGGCGAGCATGAAGGATATTGTGCAGATGTTTTTGAACATTTGACAAAGATGCAACCAAATGATTATGATGTTGTAATTCTTGACCCTCCTGCCTTTGCTAAATCTGCTAAAGCCGTAACTGCTGCCGCTAGAGGGTATAAACAATTGAACCTAAAAGCTTTACGAAAAATAAAACCAGGCGGAATTATTTTTACTTTCTCTTGTTCTCAGAAAATTGATAAAGACCTGTTTAGAAAAATTGTATTCCAGGCTGCTGCTGAAGCACACAGAAACGTAAGAATTTTACATCAAACTACTCAACCAAACTGTCACCCTATAAACATTTTCTACCCAGAGAATGAATATTTAAAAGGATTAGTACTTTTTGTAGAGTAA
- a CDS encoding mechanosensitive ion channel family protein: protein MSNSFAQQSTQEKREKEQLEVYNEIKSLIVADSIYRVYLREQIARLDSLSGVKKKSKQVFLPNGIPVAPFSDTLFYVHRRKSMSASLRAKSLEDSLRKIADNTLYLIDSVDIEPFEHTYKLVFKGETIHVVDTVDAKLAQTSKIELARERQYLINYSLHEKINYQGKYAGMIALIGLFLLLFFFKMIGKGYRLALIKVVRDNKGWFRNKRVKNVKVLTEENQINIARYLLLIIRFGLIFILISLYLPIVGRFSPPLRDISDEFFGYIFNPFIDILKSFIEYTPNLLKIGVIIFVFHYTIQLVKTFADAIADGRLKIQGFYPDWVPPTFKIIKFVLYTFMVIMIFPLLPGAESQEFKGISVFVGVLLSIGSTSVITNAISGIVITYMRRFKIGDWIRIGDIMGEVVERSLFVTRLKTSKNEIVTIPNSKISESNTINYSQPINRFKLIIHTTVTIGYDVPWRKVHAMLKEAAEITDGLIAGEIPFVLQTSLDDYYVSYQLNAHTRQPEKLARIYSRLHQNIQDVFAREGVEIMSPHYRSNREDNEITIPDFKLMQDAPKEEKPPMDNSKTENKPDH from the coding sequence TTGTCAAATTCTTTTGCACAACAATCTACCCAAGAGAAAAGGGAAAAGGAACAACTAGAAGTCTACAATGAAATAAAAAGTTTAATTGTAGCAGATTCTATATATAGAGTTTACTTAAGAGAACAAATTGCTCGTTTAGACTCTCTTTCAGGAGTTAAAAAGAAATCGAAGCAAGTTTTTTTACCTAATGGTATCCCTGTTGCTCCATTTAGTGATACTTTATTTTATGTGCATAGAAGAAAATCTATGTCTGCTTCTCTAAGAGCAAAATCTCTAGAAGATTCTTTACGTAAAATAGCTGATAATACTTTATATCTTATTGATTCTGTAGATATAGAACCTTTTGAACATACCTATAAATTGGTTTTTAAAGGAGAAACTATTCATGTTGTTGATACAGTTGATGCTAAATTGGCTCAAACATCAAAAATAGAATTAGCGAGAGAACGACAATACCTTATTAATTACTCTTTGCATGAGAAAATTAATTATCAAGGGAAATACGCAGGTATGATTGCCCTAATTGGTCTATTTCTTCTCTTGTTCTTTTTCAAAATGATTGGAAAGGGATATCGATTAGCACTGATAAAAGTTGTTCGAGATAATAAGGGGTGGTTTAGAAATAAACGGGTAAAAAATGTAAAAGTACTTACCGAAGAAAATCAGATAAATATTGCAAGATACCTTTTGCTGATCATACGATTTGGTTTAATATTTATTCTCATCTCACTTTACTTGCCAATTGTGGGGCGTTTCTCTCCACCATTAAGAGATATTTCTGATGAGTTTTTTGGGTATATATTCAATCCTTTTATTGATATACTCAAATCTTTTATTGAGTATACTCCAAATTTGTTAAAGATTGGTGTCATCATATTCGTTTTTCATTATACTATACAACTAGTAAAAACCTTTGCAGATGCTATTGCAGATGGTCGACTAAAAATTCAAGGTTTTTATCCTGATTGGGTACCGCCCACTTTCAAAATTATAAAGTTTGTGCTTTATACATTTATGGTTATTATGATTTTCCCTCTTTTACCAGGAGCGGAGTCCCAAGAATTTAAAGGTATATCAGTATTTGTTGGTGTGTTGCTTTCTATAGGTTCTACCTCTGTAATTACTAACGCCATAAGTGGAATTGTAATTACATATATGCGTAGGTTTAAAATAGGTGATTGGATTAGAATTGGAGATATAATGGGAGAAGTTGTAGAACGTTCCCTTTTTGTAACGCGATTAAAAACATCTAAAAATGAAATTGTAACTATTCCCAATAGTAAAATTTCAGAATCTAATACTATAAATTATTCTCAACCTATAAATCGTTTTAAATTAATAATACATACAACGGTAACTATTGGTTATGATGTGCCTTGGAGAAAAGTACATGCAATGCTGAAAGAAGCAGCTGAAATTACAGATGGTTTAATTGCGGGTGAAATCCCTTTTGTATTACAAACATCATTGGATGATTACTATGTGAGTTATCAATTAAATGCACATACAAGACAACCTGAAAAATTAGCAAGAATTTATTCACGTTTGCATCAGAATATTCAGGATGTATTTGCAAGAGAGGGTGTCGAAATTATGTCACCTCATTATAGGTCAAATAGAGAGGACAATGAAATTACTATTCCTGATTTTAAATTAATGCAGGATGCTCCAAAAGAAGAAAAACCTCCAATGGATAATTCTAAAACAGAAAATAAACCAGACCATTAA
- a CDS encoding RNA recognition motif domain-containing protein has product MNIFVAKLNYSTQEETLRELFESFGEVSSAKVIIDRETDRSKGFGFVEMPNDEEGMNAIEQLNESELDGRTIVVKQARPRESNGGGGGGRGGYGGGNRGGYGGGRY; this is encoded by the coding sequence ATGAATATCTTTGTAGCAAAATTGAATTACAGTACTCAAGAAGAGACACTGAGAGAATTATTTGAAAGCTTTGGCGAAGTTTCTTCTGCTAAAGTAATTATTGACCGTGAAACAGACCGTTCTAAGGGTTTTGGCTTTGTAGAAATGCCAAACGACGAGGAAGGAATGAACGCAATCGAGCAATTGAACGAATCAGAGCTTGATGGTAGAACTATCGTAGTTAAGCAAGCGCGTCCGCGTGAGTCTAACGGCGGTGGCGGCGGAGGCCGTGGTGGTTACGGTGGTGGAAACCGTGGCGGTTACGGTGGCGGAAGATACTAG
- a CDS encoding glycosyltransferase family 2 protein — protein MQKVSVITISYNCESEIEPTLKSVIAQDYKAIEFVVIDGASKDRTFDIISEYKNDIDVLVSEADKGIYDAMNKGVQKASGDWVIFMNAGDTFYNEKAISSIMSKADEDTQLLYGDHEVVYDHLTKVKSGIPVENLWKGMICSHQALFVKRELLLSYPFEWKNWKISADFHFIFNRWQEGYKFQHVPVFIAKFAAGGLSEVSSVPSKIETWSIVKEKINTKEVDDYYSKLIRYEKLVNIPRNLLGAKSFELLMKLKNKITGKKLK, from the coding sequence ATGCAAAAAGTGAGCGTCATTACAATTTCTTACAATTGTGAATCAGAAATAGAGCCTACATTAAAAAGTGTTATTGCTCAAGACTACAAAGCTATTGAGTTTGTAGTGATAGATGGTGCATCAAAGGATAGGACTTTTGATATTATATCTGAGTACAAAAATGATATTGATGTATTGGTTTCTGAAGCTGACAAAGGAATTTATGACGCAATGAACAAAGGTGTGCAAAAAGCATCTGGAGATTGGGTTATTTTCATGAATGCTGGTGATACTTTTTATAATGAGAAGGCAATCTCTTCTATAATGAGTAAAGCAGATGAAGACACACAATTACTTTACGGAGATCATGAAGTAGTTTATGATCATTTGACAAAAGTGAAAAGTGGTATTCCTGTAGAAAATTTATGGAAAGGGATGATTTGTAGTCATCAAGCACTATTTGTAAAAAGAGAGCTATTGCTTTCTTATCCTTTTGAATGGAAAAATTGGAAAATTTCTGCAGACTTCCATTTCATCTTTAACAGATGGCAAGAGGGATACAAATTTCAGCATGTACCTGTATTTATTGCAAAATTTGCTGCAGGAGGACTTTCAGAAGTTAGCTCTGTTCCTTCTAAAATTGAGACATGGTCTATTGTAAAAGAGAAAATCAACACAAAAGAGGTTGATGACTATTACAGTAAACTTATTCGATATGAAAAGCTTGTCAATATCCCTAGAAATTTACTAGGGGCTAAAAGTTTTGAGTTACTTATGAAACTCAAAAATAAAATAACAGGCAAAAAATTAAAGTAG
- the hemB gene encoding porphobilinogen synthase — protein MLTRRPRRNRKSAGVRQMVQETQLTVDDFIFPLFLIEGENKKEEVSSMPGIYRYTLDLLLEEVGECVALGINAYCIFPSLGEDKKDSLATEGSNPEGIYQIALRSIKEKYPDTVVMTDVAMDPYSSDGHDGIVKEGKIVNDETLEVLGKMALAQAAAGADIIGPSDMMDGRIGYIREVLDDNGYTDVSIMSYSAKYASAFYGPFRDALDSAPKFGDKKTYQMDPANVKEALIEAELDYVEGADFLMVKPALSYLDVIKTLADNFDVPITAYNVSGEYAMLKAAAQNGWLENDKTMLEMLLSIKRAGASAILTYFAKEAAVLLNK, from the coding sequence ATGTTAACTAGAAGACCACGTCGTAATAGAAAATCTGCAGGTGTTCGCCAAATGGTACAAGAAACACAATTAACGGTAGATGACTTCATTTTCCCTTTATTTTTAATTGAAGGTGAGAACAAAAAAGAAGAGGTAAGTTCAATGCCTGGTATTTACAGATACACGTTGGATCTTTTGTTAGAAGAAGTAGGAGAGTGTGTTGCCTTGGGTATTAATGCTTATTGTATTTTTCCATCATTAGGAGAGGATAAAAAAGATAGCTTAGCCACTGAAGGAAGTAACCCTGAAGGTATTTATCAAATTGCATTACGTAGCATAAAGGAAAAGTATCCGGATACTGTTGTCATGACAGATGTTGCTATGGATCCATATAGTTCTGACGGACATGATGGAATTGTAAAAGAAGGGAAGATTGTAAACGACGAGACTTTGGAAGTCTTAGGTAAGATGGCATTAGCACAAGCTGCGGCAGGTGCAGATATTATTGGACCATCGGATATGATGGATGGTAGAATTGGATACATTAGAGAAGTACTCGATGATAATGGGTATACGGATGTATCGATTATGTCTTACTCTGCAAAATACGCTTCGGCATTTTATGGTCCTTTTAGAGATGCATTGGATTCTGCTCCAAAATTTGGAGACAAAAAGACGTATCAAATGGACCCTGCAAATGTGAAAGAAGCTTTGATTGAAGCTGAATTAGATTATGTAGAGGGAGCTGATTTCTTAATGGTAAAACCAGCTTTGTCTTATTTAGATGTTATCAAAACTTTAGCAGATAATTTTGATGTGCCAATTACTGCATACAATGTATCTGGAGAGTATGCAATGTTAAAAGCAGCAGCACAGAACGGTTGGTTAGAAAATGACAAGACGATGTTAGAAATGCTTTTAAGTATTAAACGTGCAGGTGCAAGTGCTATCCTAACGTACTTTGCTAAAGAAGCCGCAGTTTTATTAAATAAATAA
- a CDS encoding MbnP family protein, which yields MKKLLTLLFTIALTSLFSCDTYKENFDVDGTGSITIKFNFLHDRAPLEYNRQYINALGQNYTLSDFRMYISNLTLRDTSGTNFYKVEDSYHLLEIIEESDTSIVITGLPNKSYSELQFSVGVDNAANYNTDQVGDLDPANGMAWNWDTGYKFMLVEGLHLVDSISTKGLVYHIGGDANYRVVKFSEQEINLANTPTMYIELDVNVDYIFGDKSEYGLPEDQRKTNFIDLNDDTDQDTMFGPNTQKIADNYAQMFTWKDIIGQ from the coding sequence ATGAAAAAACTACTTACTTTACTCTTTACAATAGCTTTAACTTCATTATTTTCTTGCGATACTTACAAAGAAAATTTTGATGTTGACGGTACAGGGTCTATTACAATAAAATTTAACTTCTTACACGATAGAGCTCCATTAGAGTACAACAGACAATACATTAATGCTCTTGGACAAAATTATACGCTAAGTGATTTTAGAATGTATATTTCTAACCTTACTTTAAGAGATACATCTGGTACTAATTTTTATAAAGTTGAAGACAGTTATCACCTCTTAGAAATTATTGAAGAAAGTGATACCTCTATTGTAATTACAGGCTTACCCAATAAGTCGTATTCTGAATTGCAATTTTCTGTAGGTGTAGATAATGCAGCCAATTATAATACAGACCAAGTTGGTGATTTAGATCCAGCAAATGGTATGGCTTGGAATTGGGACACTGGTTATAAATTTATGCTAGTAGAGGGACTTCATCTAGTTGATTCTATTTCTACTAAAGGTTTGGTTTACCATATTGGTGGAGATGCCAACTACAGAGTTGTTAAGTTTAGCGAGCAAGAAATAAACTTAGCGAATACACCAACAATGTATATAGAACTTGACGTAAATGTGGATTATATTTTTGGTGACAAATCAGAATATGGTTTACCTGAAGACCAACGTAAAACAAATTTCATAGATCTAAATGATGATACAGATCAGGATACTATGTTTGGTCCTAATACTCAAAAAATTGCCGATAATTACGCACAAATGTTCACATGGAAAGACATTATTGGTCAGTAA